A section of the Pseudomonas prosekii genome encodes:
- a CDS encoding ferritin-like domain-containing protein produces the protein MSDMQLSDKNTLRQRARQNVENGAVTEGYSADREEVLRLLNESLATELVCVLRYKRHYFMANGVKAHVAAEEFLEHANQEAEHADRLAERIVQLGGEPEFNPDLLSKNSHAQYVAGNTLKEMVYEDLVAERIAIDSYREIIQYIGEKDPTTRRIFEDILAQEEEHADDMADILNDL, from the coding sequence ATGAGCGACATGCAGTTGTCTGATAAAAACACCCTGCGCCAGCGGGCCCGCCAGAACGTCGAAAACGGTGCGGTGACCGAGGGCTACAGCGCCGACCGCGAGGAAGTGCTGCGCCTGCTCAACGAATCGCTGGCCACCGAACTGGTCTGCGTGTTGCGCTACAAGCGCCACTACTTCATGGCCAACGGCGTGAAAGCGCACGTGGCTGCCGAGGAATTCCTCGAACACGCCAATCAGGAAGCCGAACACGCCGACCGTCTGGCCGAGCGCATCGTGCAACTGGGTGGCGAGCCTGAGTTCAACCCCGACCTGCTGTCGAAGAATTCCCACGCCCAATACGTGGCGGGCAATACTCTGAAGGAAATGGTCTACGAAGACCTGGTCGCCGAGCGAATCGCCATCGACAGCTACCGCGAAATCATCCAGTACATCGGCGAGAAAGACCCGACCACCCGGCGCATCTTCGAAGACATCCTGGCCCAGGAAGAAGAGCACGCCGATGACATGGCGGACATTCTGAACGACCTGTAA